CTTAGTATAAACATAAATGATTAAAGATTTTGATAAATAGCTTGTTCAGGTTTACATCTCTGCCAATGTTAATGACTTACATTACCCATATTCATATACAATTATGCCCCCACCTAAGTTCTTGTTTGCTCCAATGATTTAATTGAACATAGAACAAATGGAGAACTAGCATCCTTAGTCCAACTCTGTCTATAACGGGTAAGAATTTGCCACAGCATGAATTGGCTGCTTGGCCATGCTGATCTTTAAACCAGGTTTGATGCAGTTGTGATACTTTTACCTTCATGCAGTTGTCCTCATACTGCCACCTATCtttttgattaaaatatcattTTAAATACTATATTCTGTGAAAGCTAATCTTagtgaaaagaaaacaaaaaaaagagaagaaaacaaaacataAATTGTGGTCTTTTTTGAATATCAGTATGATGCATGCCTGAAAATCCATCACTTGTATTTGCATTGCTTTAGACAAACATTTGATTAGATTCTTGCTTCCAGAAAGCAACACTTCTGCATTTAAATCCATTTTTGCATCGAACTCAGTTCATTGctgcaattaaatcaattgccTTTAAAGGTGGATCTTAAActataaactttgtttcttccttctcttttctttaataAACATATATGAGACCTTGCAATTACCAAAGAGTTCGGTCATAATCAGTATCACTACTACCTTTGTTTATCATTatcataatcatctagccttttccCAACAATTTGAAATCGGCTTTATGGATGATCCATTTCATAGTTTTTGTCATATTTTTGATACTGGCTGTCAACCTAACATCAACCGTCGACCTTTCTTATATGGGCTTGGGATGACAACAACATCATTAgcaatgaatattttatatttagagGCACACAAAATGATTAGTTTTTTAAAGCAATTTCATATTTACTTTCTTCATATTTACTATTCTCATATCATATGCGATAACTTTATTACTTTTAACATCATTTCATCTGTTTAACATTGAATTATCAAAAGGGTTACAATTTGAGATTTTAATCTTGATTTATGAATCTAGAATGAGTTGAAGGAATATGAGTTGAAATCTGCTGGTGAATTGGGGGTTATCCCAATTCACAGTTTCACAACCCTATGCTTAGTTCTAGGTTCAGAGTCTTGGATGGTGCATCCCAGGTATTTGAACCTGGGTAATTTGAGTACAGGTGGGTCCCTCCCTTACTCTCAAAAAAATGAATTGAAATCTGTAGGATGTGTAACATCTAAAATTGCTAGGGTTCATTTTAATGCTTGGGAGCCTACGAGGACTATGCTGCTTTTTCACAGCTTACCATCTTTATTAATAGAAAATACATTAATTTCGTAGATATGGAAGCTTGAAAAACTAGTTTGTTATTTTAACGTTGCAATACAAACAGTCATATGTCCACTCTACTATTGCTACCGCTAGAAGGGACTTTGCTCCACTCTACTATTGCTACCGCTAGAAGGGATTAGAGGGTAGGGAAAGTGATCAGAGAAGTTGGTAGAACTTGCAAAGACTTGCTTAgctatttttatgatttttatttttaatttacaaaATAAAATAGTTTATTTGGAAATAGTATGTTAGTGTTCTCCAACTCAagatattatttaatttattttttaaaatttcaacaaCAATAGAAGCATATGATGTTTGTTCCTCGGGATTCGTTCTTCAAAAAACTTGAATCCCAAAACTAGCACGGCATTGGGAATTTTGAAAAGATCAGATACATTCTCTAGTAGCTGATCAGGATTCCAGTACtttcatatatttttctctGAACTCAGTCCATTTTCTGATGACATTAAGTACATTGCGGAAGCCTGTAGTTTCTTTTTCTGTTGCAAAACCTGCATAACAATTGTCTCAAAATTGCTGGATGAGTTGTTATGATCATGAAACTTATGTTGGATATATGGTGCCTTGTTTTGGTGCAGGTACAAATCCTCAAATGCAGGAAAGTTCCCCACTGCTTCTCATATCCGCCAAGAGATTGGTGGGTCTTATTATGTTGTAAGAGAGATCATTCAGGAATTGAGATACAACCATAAAATGTCCCTTTCAAACAAGATTGAGGAAGTTCAATTGGGAAAAGCAGAAAAGGTCATTGACCCAAGTTCTGTTGCAAAGGGACGGTTCTTGTCCAATGAAGAAAAAATCTCAACCTCTAGTACACCACCAAAGGTAAAATCCAGTATGAAAAGCATTGACCAAATTGCGGTAGATGAATGCCCACTCCTGAAAAATGATGAAGCAAACATGCATTTGGAAGCAAGTATAGATAAAGCCATTGAGAAGCCTTCCGTTGAAGAACCTGTAAGCCCTGTAGTGATGGTAGTTGATCCTTCCAATGAGAAGGTTATTGATGTTTCTAGACTTCCTAGAGTCAGCAGTGCTTGGATAGATAAAGAAGTACGGAGGAAAGATATCCCTTTCAGAGTTTCTAAGGAGAGATTGCAAGATAGTGCTCAGGTTTCCAACAGGGATCAAAAGTCCAATGCTTCCACTAGCAGCATTGCTAGTGAACAACAAGTTGTCAGATCTTCAAGACCCTCTGACAAAAAAGTTCATTCTGTGAGTATCATGATGTCATAGATATTTTGTTTACCAATAAATATGTACAGTCATTGCTGATAATTATGCAATTTATGCAGCATAAATCTTCAGTGTCTTTAAAGTTGGAAACTGAAATAGACGTCTCACGGTCTGCTTCAGGACAAATAGAAGGCAGTAGTACAGATATAAGCACTACTAAATTTTCTCAGGACATGGACAGCTTAAAGGGAGTTGAGCAGATGGGAAATCATGAAGCTCCTAAAACAGAGGAACTGCATCGGTAAGCCTGTTATAAATTTACCCTTATTGAAATTATGTATACTTGTCTCTCAGACTCAGGTTCACTTGCTATTCATTACTTATTCC
This DNA window, taken from Phoenix dactylifera cultivar Barhee BC4 unplaced genomic scaffold, palm_55x_up_171113_PBpolish2nd_filt_p 000944F, whole genome shotgun sequence, encodes the following:
- the LOC120107648 gene encoding uncharacterized protein LOC120107648 isoform X2 — translated: MPAAVRGVPRRDVPPHQIFHSRLIQCLQSETKTFIGTYSAFLKSNVKGRWKSFAASVPSGSYKPQKGQKKSKEERRAMVEAFVDKYKSSNAGKFPTASHIRQEIGGSYYVVREIIQELRYNHKMSLSNKIEEVQLGKAEKVIDPSSVAKGRFLSNEEKISTSSTPPKVKSSMKSIDQIAVDECPLLKNDEANMHLEASIDKAIEKPSVEEPVSPVVMVVDPSNEKVIDVSRLPRVSSAWIDKEVRRKDIPFRVSKERLQDSAQVSNRDQKSNASTSSIASEQQVVRSSRPSDKKVHSHKSSVSLKLETEIDVSRSASGQIEGSSTDISTTKFSQDMDSLKGVEQMGNHEAPKTEELHRQEVQHMEKHLQRQQTFGRI
- the LOC120107648 gene encoding uncharacterized protein LOC120107648 isoform X1, which gives rise to MPAAVRGVPRRDVPPHQIFHSRLIQCLQSETKTFIGTYSAFLKSNVKGRWKSFAASVPSGSYKPQKGQKKSKEERRAMVEAFVDKYKSSNAGKFPTASHIRQEIGGSYYVVREIIQELRYNHKMSLSNKIEEVQLGKAEKVIDPSSVAKGRFLSNEEKISTSSTPPKVKSSMKSIDQIAVDECPLLKNDEANMHLEASIDKAIEKPSVEEPVSPVVMVVDPSNEKVIDVSRLPRVSSAWIDKEVRRKDIPFRVSKERLQDSAQVSNRDQKSNASTSSIASEQQVVRSSRPSDKKVHSHKSSVSLKLETEIDVSRSASGQIEGSSTDISTTKFSQDMDSLKGVEQMGNHEAPKTEELHREQPRSSAHGETSPKTANFWENLKSLTEGFINFWKKM
- the LOC120107648 gene encoding uncharacterized protein LOC120107648 isoform X3, which encodes MPAAVRGVPRRAFIGTYSAFLKSNVKGRWKSFAASVPSGSYKPQKGQKKSKEERRAMVEAFVDKYKSSNAGKFPTASHIRQEIGGSYYVVREIIQELRYNHKMSLSNKIEEVQLGKAEKVIDPSSVAKGRFLSNEEKISTSSTPPKVKSSMKSIDQIAVDECPLLKNDEANMHLEASIDKAIEKPSVEEPVSPVVMVVDPSNEKVIDVSRLPRVSSAWIDKEVRRKDIPFRVSKERLQDSAQVSNRDQKSNASTSSIASEQQVVRSSRPSDKKVHSHKSSVSLKLETEIDVSRSASGQIEGSSTDISTTKFSQDMDSLKGVEQMGNHEAPKTEELHREQPRSSAHGETSPKTANFWENLKSLTEGFINFWKKM
- the LOC120107648 gene encoding uncharacterized protein LOC120107648 isoform X4; this encodes MNLTKSENRCWIWLSFTKRRQCHLYKSSNAGKFPTASHIRQEIGGSYYVVREIIQELRYNHKMSLSNKIEEVQLGKAEKVIDPSSVAKGRFLSNEEKISTSSTPPKVKSSMKSIDQIAVDECPLLKNDEANMHLEASIDKAIEKPSVEEPVSPVVMVVDPSNEKVIDVSRLPRVSSAWIDKEVRRKDIPFRVSKERLQDSAQVSNRDQKSNASTSSIASEQQVVRSSRPSDKKVHSHKSSVSLKLETEIDVSRSASGQIEGSSTDISTTKFSQDMDSLKGVEQMGNHEAPKTEELHREQPRSSAHGETSPKTANFWENLKSLTEGFINFWKKM